GTGGTCAATGTGTCTGGTGCAAAACCACTGGGAACGGTGTTGACTGGACAAGGTTTGATGGACCCTGCACGGACAAATTTCCAGATGACTTCAAGGATGTGCTTGATAAGCTTGCGTCCTCAGCATGTTCTGGACATACTTATGGTTTGGATTGTGTTAATAAGGATAGTGAGAATGCCGATAGTACCACGGAGGGAGATTGTTCAAGCGGATCTGATTTTGAGGGTTCGCTATGTGAAGAATCTGGACAATGCCCTGAATGCTTGGGAGAACCTGGAGAGCataaaaagaatgagtTTCGCAGGATGTGTCCCATGCATCTTAAGCCGGATGATGGTGAGAGTGACTCTAGTGATGGACCTCATTCTAGAGGGAGAAGAAGTGTTAGTGCTTCCGGCGATCTTTCTAGTTCTGAAGAACTTGTAGATCCTGAAAAGAATAAGTTTAAGATGATGTGTGCTAGACCTCTTAGCCCGGATGGTGGATCTAGCGGTTCATCTCGTTCTAGAAGGCGCAGAGGTGCGGATAATTCCGGTGAGGAACATGGCGAAGGGGATGGTGAAAATGAAGgggaagaagatggagatgaaaatgaggaTGTTTCTAATCCTGGAGAATCCAATGATGGAGGTCCCGAaggagatgaagatgatgagcCAGAGGCTCCTGTAGAAGCGCAACCAAAAGTTGCTCTTCCTACggaatctccagaggagGACCTAGCTGGGTCAAGTGATAAGGAATCAGAATCTGATGAGATGGGAGACCCTCCtaaagagaatgaacaGGAAGCCAGAGTAGAGGAGACTGGGTCAGAGGGTGTTACGtctgaagatgatggatTAGAGTCTAATAAGGGAGAGACTCCTAAAGGGGATGAAGAACAAAAAGCTTCTGAATCTGCATCCAATACTGAGGAGGTAGTTCAGGAACAACCAGAGTCGGAGCAAACCGATGATAAGGtggaagaatctactgAACATTCACCTTCGCTAGGAGATAATGATGATGATAGCGGAACAGAAGAACCAGTAGAGGTTACTCTCCCTCCCGCAGAATCTAATGAACCCGAACCTTCACCAAGGGATCATGAAAATGAACAggatgatgaggatgaagatgatgacaCAAGCGAGGAATCTGAAAGTGAAGATTCAGAATCAGAAAAGGATCAAGAAGAGTCTGAAGACGACGAAAAAAGTGACgaatctgaggaagaggatgaaggtGATGACGACGATGGGGACgatgaagatggtgatgaagaaaaagaagggCGTAGCAAACGTACCAAGAGAAGTCTTGAGGATAATGGTGAAACTGAATCATATGGTGACAATACACCAGCTGGGGAAGAATCATTGGCTTTagaagatggagataattCCACTGATGAAACTGATTTGCACCCAGAccaagatgaagaaactgGTAAGGAAGACCCAGGAGTTGATGATGTTgaacaagatgaggaagaggaggaaaaACAAGCTGGCTCTACTGATTCTGAAGAACCTGGCGTTGTTGCTAGTGGAGATGAAGATAGCGACGATACACCATCTGAGGAAACTGAACAATTGGCTCTAGAAGATGGGGGACACTCCACTGATGGTACTGAGTCAAACGCTGACGATCCATTAACTGAGAACAATGAAGATTCCCAAACTGTGGAGTCAGATGGCAGTGAAGCAAAGCTAGGCTCACATGATGAGGGTTCAGAAGAAGAGGGTGAGGATGACGAAGACGATGATcaagaggaggaagaatccGTATATGAAGAGAGCCTAGAGAATGATACTGGGGAAAAACGTTCTGTACGTGCCAGGAGGAGCCTTGGGGATGGTGAAAGTGGCCTTACCGAACCACCTCAAAGTATTTCAGATGAATCGATTAGTGGCGGTGCTACTGGAGATACTACAGAAGACCTTGAGGAGGGACCGAATGGAGAAAAAGAAGgtgatggaaaaggattCAAGAAGTACCTGACTGCTAAGAACGTTGCCGCGGCTACAGCAGCTACAGGTGCGGCGGGGATAACAGGAAAGGTCCTGGCTCAGGCAGGTTTGACACTTCTCGCTGCTCTTTAGGTTGGTTTCTCTGGGAGCTTTGTATCAGCAGAGCTGATTAATTTTACATAAGTGCCTTTATTATTCATCTTTAGTGttattttgtatttcaTGGGATTGTGAGCGTGAATATCGTTACAGTTTTGTTATACCGGCGCTCTCTCTCCCTGGGCCGGGAGCTTCACGGGGGTATCCATGAGCGGTGAGATATGGCAAGAAGAGTATTTATATCGCAAGTTTAAGGTATAAAACAACTAGAATTTATGTAATTAAACGATTTCCTATTAACTACGTCGATATATTCCCCATTCCTGTCTACACTACCAGTGTGTAGCTCCGTGGTTGATATTCTGTTGTAAAACACATTTGATCAACTCTATACATAATTATTTTACTAAAGAGGCGTAGAATCCATATGAATTTACAATGTTGGACACATTAAAGCCAAGTACTTTCAAGAACCTCGTTTGAGCTTTGAattccattcatttttgGCAATATCATCTTCTTACACGCTTTTATACACACAAAGATTGAGAAATTACTTGAATAATGCCAAAGAAGGTCAATGAATCTGATAATAAACTTGAATTGTCTATTACGTTACCTTATTTTGGGGGTATTTACCGAATTCCTTTCTTTAGTTTGGATAAGCAAACCATTAtctgaaaaatgtgtgcCTGCAGTCGAGGTATTTGCGCATTCACTCAGATTACCTGGGAGCAGACCGAGCAATTCGCTCCTTACCAGGAGATTTGATTCATTCATTGCGAATAACAACCATCGCAGCTACTTAAACAACTATAAAGTGAGCAAAAAAACCCCAAAGCATGATTCAGAATACAAGATATCGCATGAAACGACCAGAAGATCGTCACTGTATGCCTTTGGCtttttgaagaatctgTTTAGTAGCAACGTTCCTGGCTGGTATGTTCCGCCAATACCGGTGGGAGAACGAGCTTCTGTTACACTTCGAAAGAGAGGTCCTTTACAAACAGGTTTGATGCACTTTATAAACTCTAACGCTATAACAGAAGAGGAGACACAAATGTTATTCCATCTGCTTGGCTTATCAGAAGATGCAACGATACAGGATGTTGGAGAGGCATACATGAATGTAGTCGATGTACTTCCTGAAGACCTTCATGAGGGTCTGAAACATTCACTTGAAGAATATCTCAGAAAACATCTCGTCACACTGTTCGAACATATGGAAGCCCAAATGGACAAGGGACCAGAAGCATGGACGGAATTTTGGAATCCGGAAAAGTAATGCATTAATAATCAGTATATATATTTTTAGGGATCTATTAGGGAATCCTGTCACTCAAACAAAGGAGGAActagaaaaggaagaaaaggcGTTCCTAGAAGCAATTCctaatataaaaatggataaatTTCTAAAGTATTGGGATGAACAAAACTCTAGATTTAACAGGGTTGCGAATGCCATAGATTTACCAACATTGATACGTTTTTCTAGGTTTGTTCATTATACGTTGTTCTACATTTTATAGGAACAAGAAAGAGAAGTTTTTAAAGTGTTTGGTTACTATGGTTCCAGTTATGTTTGCTGGACTATTTCCAAAGTTTAGTTCGCTTTCAACCGCCATTGAAGCTCTTTTTGCTTCCAAATTCATTTATAGCGGTAATAATTCGCATGAGGAAGAGGTACGCTCCATATCCAgtgaaaaatattctacTAGGAACCTGATAGAGATGCAAAGATGAATAATTTGCAAAAAAAGACAAGGTCCACTTCAACAAAATCCCTAGTTACCTTGGCTGTAATATTTGCTCACAGCATGATTGGACTTTCTGTT
This region of Theileria equi strain WA chromosome 1, complete sequence genomic DNA includes:
- a CDS encoding hypothetical protein (encoded by transcript BEWA_021400A), with amino-acid sequence MANSGVFVDIRDGRTHDPDGKCIHCPSVKVRKEVLSECPKYWVFKFEGTGDGKICEVKYGGEKIRLKNEKGEGDPFTATDIDAVAYYYDPLFNFDCISRPLLLSLRKGGQCVWCKTTGNGVDWTRFDGPCTDKFPDDFKDVLDKLASSACSGHTYGLDCVNKDSENADSTTEGDCSSGSDFEGSLCEESGQCPECLGEPGEHKKNEFRRMCPMHLKPDDGESDSSDGPHSRGRRSVSASGDLSSSEELVDPEKNKFKMMCARPLSPDGGSSGSSRSRRRRGADNSGEEHGEGDGENEGEEDGDENEDVSNPGESNDGGPEGDEDDEPEAPVEAQPKVALPTESPEEDLAGSSDKESESDEMGDPPKENEQEARVEETGSEGVTSEDDGLESNKGETPKGDEEQKASESASNTEEVVQEQPESEQTDDKVEESTEHSPSLGDNDDDSGTEEPVEVTLPPAESNEPEPSPRDHENEQDDEDEDDDTSEESESEDSESEKDQEESEDDEKSDESEEEDEGDDDDGDDEDGDEEKEGRSKRTKRSLEDNGETESYGDNTPAGEESLALEDGDNSTDETDLHPDQDEETGKEDPGVDDVEQDEEEEEKQAGSTDSEEPGVVASGDEDSDDTPSEETEQLALEDGGHSTDGTESNADDPLTENNEDSQTVESDGSEAKLGSHDEGSEEEGEDDEDDDQEEEESVYEESLENDTGEKRSVRARRSLGDGESGLTEPPQSISDESISGGATGDTTEDLEEGPNGEKEGDGKGFKKYLTAKNVAAATAATGAAGITGKVLAQAGLTLLAAL
- a CDS encoding hypothetical protein (encoded by transcript BEWA_021410A) gives rise to the protein MPKKVNESDNKLELSITLPYFGVWISKPLSEKCVPAVEVFAHSLRLPGSRPSNSLLTRRFDSFIANNNHRSYLNNYKVSKKTPKHDSEYKISHETTRRSSLYAFGFLKNLFSSNVPGWYVPPIPVGERASVTLRKRGPLQTEEETQMLFHLLGLSEDATIQDVGEAYMNVVDVLPEDLHEGLKHSLEEYLRKHLVTLFEHMEAQMDKGPEAWTEFWNPEKDLLGNPVTQTKEELEKEEKAFLEAIPNIKMDKFLKYWDEQNSRFNRVANAIDLPTLIRFSRNKKEKFLKCLVTMVPVMFAGLFPKFSSLSTAIEALFASKFIYSGNNSHEEEEPDRDAKMNNLQKKTRSTSTKSLVTLAVIFAHSMIGLSVSTLIQLYTNISDFISPQILNTLLINFHIIVSAILYDTSDLPFSEQLRINQEKVSSINDTIGDIKFE